Proteins found in one Deltaproteobacteria bacterium genomic segment:
- a CDS encoding J domain-containing protein, giving the protein MYLKRRFVNHERHYILCESYWDVDCWRSRQLMDLGPDPEQHVVYPGGNSFYVDQVLEERLQAKGSPVDSDALEALFMPFIDPRIRRIVEMFQRPKNRSGRHSRLNRDELMAAQQRLHPFDKRRLHYLRCGRVDIGNLDARPWKFLNILLDKSRDELEHLLEEMERDLPPHEMGDYIYTALHMQRHFSHLLTRHHPAFLGSEKLDAYLLEDLCQLNRDPEFFMGVGRYDPDTLHPYLTKYLILYFDNPFDPQNIWQETVEDFIRKHRFHSPPRSRAPEFMPEVEACRCLGILPEDFKKMDRKALRRCYRRRAKESHPDQGGDEGTFIQITQAYERLRTLKS; this is encoded by the coding sequence ATGTATCTGAAGAGACGATTCGTCAATCATGAAAGACATTACATCCTCTGCGAATCCTACTGGGATGTGGATTGCTGGAGGTCCCGCCAATTGATGGACCTCGGTCCCGACCCTGAGCAGCACGTTGTCTATCCTGGGGGCAACAGCTTCTACGTGGACCAGGTCCTGGAAGAGCGGCTTCAGGCCAAGGGGAGCCCTGTTGACAGCGATGCGCTGGAAGCGCTCTTCATGCCCTTTATCGATCCGAGAATACGCAGGATCGTGGAGATGTTTCAGCGGCCCAAAAACCGCAGCGGCCGCCATTCCCGGCTGAATCGAGATGAACTGATGGCGGCGCAGCAAAGGCTCCATCCCTTTGACAAGCGCCGGCTTCACTATCTCCGTTGCGGAAGAGTGGACATCGGGAATCTCGATGCACGGCCTTGGAAGTTCCTGAACATACTCCTGGATAAGAGCCGTGATGAACTTGAGCACCTCCTTGAAGAGATGGAAAGGGATCTGCCGCCTCACGAGATGGGGGACTATATTTATACGGCCCTCCACATGCAGCGTCATTTCAGTCATCTCCTGACCCGGCATCACCCGGCATTCCTGGGGTCGGAGAAACTGGATGCATATCTCCTGGAAGACCTCTGCCAACTGAACCGGGATCCGGAATTTTTTATGGGAGTAGGGCGTTATGACCCGGATACCCTCCATCCCTATCTCACCAAGTACCTGATCCTCTATTTTGACAACCCCTTCGATCCGCAGAACATCTGGCAGGAGACCGTCGAGGACTTCATCAGGAAACACCGCTTTCACAGTCCCCCCCGGTCCCGAGCCCCGGAGTTCATGCCGGAGGTGGAGGCCTGTCGCTGTCTCGGCATCCTGCCCGAGGATTTCAAAAAAATGGACCGGAAGGCCCTGCGTCGCTGTTACCGGAGGCGTGCCAAAGAAAGCCATCCTGACCAGGGGGGTGATGAAGGGACCTTTATTCAGATCACACAGGCCTATGAACGCCTGCGAACCCTGAAAAGCTGA
- the fusA gene encoding elongation factor G codes for MAKGPSLNNTRNIGIIAHIDAGKTTVTERVLFYSGRVHKMGEVHNGEATMDWMVEERERGITITSAVTSCEWLGHTINIIDTPGHVDFTIEVERSLRVLDGAIGVFCAVGGVEPQSETVWHQADRYKVPKIAFVNKLDRIGADFFRAVQMIKDRLAAVPLVLQLPWGVEDSFKGVIDLVNMKAILWEDDSLGARLAMVPIPEEMAAEADRYRDLLLETLADKDDLIMERYLAEEEVQVKELKAAIRKAVTHMKLVPVFCGAALRNKGIQPLLDGIVDYLPSPLDVPPITGMNPLTGEVESRPPKAKGPFSALAFKVMMDQGRKMTYLRVYSGTIAAGSPVYNPGRGLTEKPARLLKMHSNKRERIGEASAGDIVAAMGLKLTSTGDTLCDEAHPILLETIQFNEPVISVAVEPKGVQDHDRLLDALEKLSDEDPTFKFRIDEETGQTLISGMGELHIEIIVGRLKREYLVPVNQGKPQVVYRETITVPVEEENLFKRELAGQEHFAGIRIRISPLPRGTGNLFVNQCDDPMLTEAFVEAISNGIAEAQAGGTLLGYPVCDVQTTLLGVQIKENLTDVMAFKAAANMGFRSAFQKGEPVLLEPIMKTEVLAPEEFTGEVIGDLNARQGKIEQISSTGVIQVLTASVPLSKMFGYSTALRSVTHGRGTFTMQFSHYDRS; via the coding sequence ATGGCAAAAGGTCCATCCCTAAATAATACTCGAAACATCGGAATCATTGCGCACATCGATGCGGGCAAGACCACGGTGACGGAGCGTGTCCTTTTCTACTCGGGCCGTGTTCACAAGATGGGCGAGGTCCACAACGGCGAGGCCACCATGGACTGGATGGTGGAAGAGAGGGAACGGGGCATCACCATCACCTCTGCCGTAACATCATGCGAATGGCTGGGGCATACCATCAACATCATCGATACCCCCGGTCATGTGGATTTTACCATTGAGGTGGAGCGTTCCCTCCGGGTATTGGACGGGGCCATCGGCGTCTTCTGCGCAGTGGGGGGCGTGGAACCGCAATCTGAGACGGTGTGGCATCAGGCCGATAGATACAAGGTCCCCAAGATTGCCTTCGTCAACAAGCTGGACCGGATCGGCGCGGATTTTTTCAGGGCCGTCCAGATGATCAAGGACCGACTGGCCGCGGTTCCCCTGGTTCTGCAGTTGCCCTGGGGGGTGGAAGACAGTTTTAAGGGAGTGATCGATCTTGTCAACATGAAAGCTATCCTCTGGGAAGACGATTCTCTGGGTGCGAGATTGGCTATGGTGCCGATACCGGAGGAAATGGCCGCGGAGGCTGACCGTTACAGAGATCTGCTTCTGGAGACACTGGCGGATAAGGACGATCTCATTATGGAGCGGTATCTGGCGGAAGAGGAGGTCCAGGTTAAGGAACTCAAAGCGGCCATTCGTAAGGCCGTTACCCACATGAAACTGGTCCCGGTCTTTTGTGGGGCCGCCTTGAGAAACAAGGGCATCCAGCCCCTTCTTGACGGGATTGTAGACTACCTGCCGTCACCCCTGGATGTTCCACCCATCACCGGAATGAATCCTCTGACAGGGGAAGTGGAATCCCGGCCCCCAAAGGCCAAGGGACCTTTTTCCGCCCTCGCCTTCAAGGTCATGATGGACCAGGGGAGAAAGATGACGTACTTGCGGGTCTATTCGGGCACAATAGCGGCCGGGAGTCCGGTCTACAATCCGGGGAGGGGTCTTACTGAAAAGCCCGCACGCTTGCTGAAGATGCATTCCAATAAGCGGGAACGGATCGGAGAGGCCTCTGCAGGGGATATTGTTGCGGCAATGGGCCTCAAGCTCACGAGCACCGGCGATACCCTGTGCGACGAAGCGCACCCCATCCTGCTGGAGACGATCCAGTTCAATGAGCCGGTGATCAGTGTGGCTGTGGAGCCCAAGGGCGTACAGGATCATGACAGGCTTCTGGATGCCTTGGAAAAGCTGTCGGATGAGGATCCCACATTCAAGTTCAGGATCGATGAAGAGACCGGCCAGACACTCATTTCCGGAATGGGTGAATTGCACATAGAGATCATTGTGGGAAGGCTTAAACGGGAATATCTGGTTCCCGTGAATCAGGGCAAACCCCAGGTCGTATACAGGGAGACCATCACCGTGCCGGTGGAAGAGGAAAACCTCTTTAAGAGAGAACTGGCGGGTCAGGAGCATTTTGCAGGCATTCGGATCCGCATATCCCCCTTGCCGAGGGGAACCGGAAATCTGTTTGTCAACCAGTGCGACGATCCGATGCTCACAGAGGCCTTTGTGGAGGCCATCAGCAACGGTATTGCCGAGGCCCAGGCCGGGGGGACCCTGCTGGGGTATCCGGTATGCGATGTTCAAACCACGCTGCTGGGCGTTCAGATAAAGGAGAATCTCACCGATGTGATGGCCTTTAAGGCGGCTGCCAACATGGGCTTCAGGAGTGCATTTCAGAAAGGCGAGCCTGTCCTTTTAGAGCCCATCATGAAAACCGAGGTACTGGCGCCGGAGGAATTCACCGGCGAGGTGATCGGCGATCTCAATGCCAGGCAGGGAAAGATCGAGCAGATCTCCAGTACCGGCGTGATCCAGGTCCTGACCGCGAGTGTGCCCCTGTCCAAGATGTTCGGATATTCCACGGCCCTTCGTTCGGTCACCCACGGAAGAGGCACCTTCACCATGCAGTTCAGTCATTATGACCGGTCTTGA
- a CDS encoding general secretion pathway protein GspB, with product MSFILDALKRAERDRRLERPPDLTAVYEEDHLPQRGIRPWLWIVGIFLVSAIVVGLILWPDGPDPPPPVVPTEASIARAASETAPPPAKIDAPASPASPERSVPSPPGPSPAPKQEAPPAPPPKTADDTGAKALPETGSKPAGETPDVKPPPSDEGTPPAPAPSVPSTREIEPVEPAAPQTEADPDSPPPPLPADLQTEASPVKPASIPLLSELPFEVREKVGELQINVHSYSENPAERLVFINMKSFKAGDQLKENGPILKEITQEGVIIDYGEGQARVQVWR from the coding sequence ATGTCGTTTATCCTTGACGCGCTCAAACGCGCTGAGCGTGACCGCCGACTGGAGCGGCCGCCTGATTTGACCGCGGTTTACGAGGAAGATCATCTTCCACAAAGGGGCATTCGGCCGTGGCTCTGGATTGTCGGCATCTTTCTGGTCAGTGCCATTGTGGTCGGACTTATCCTGTGGCCCGACGGCCCCGATCCTCCCCCTCCCGTCGTGCCGACAGAGGCTTCTATCGCCCGGGCCGCATCTGAGACAGCCCCGCCGCCTGCAAAGATAGACGCACCCGCTTCCCCGGCTTCACCGGAGAGGAGTGTCCCGAGCCCGCCAGGTCCCTCCCCGGCCCCGAAGCAGGAAGCCCCGCCTGCCCCTCCCCCGAAGACGGCGGATGACACAGGGGCCAAGGCCCTTCCGGAGACAGGGTCCAAACCAGCCGGCGAAACACCGGATGTGAAGCCCCCACCCTCGGATGAAGGCACTCCCCCGGCTCCGGCCCCGTCTGTTCCGTCAACCAGGGAGATCGAACCTGTTGAACCGGCGGCGCCCCAGACAGAGGCGGATCCGGACAGCCCCCCTCCCCCGCTTCCGGCCGACCTGCAGACCGAGGCGAGTCCCGTCAAACCGGCATCCATCCCCTTGCTCAGCGAACTCCCCTTCGAGGTCCGGGAAAAAGTGGGCGAACTCCAGATCAATGTCCATTCATACTCGGAGAATCCGGCCGAGCGTCTGGTCTTTATCAATATGAAAAGTTTCAAGGCCGGAGATCAACTCAAGGAGAACGGGCCGATCCTGAAAGAGATCACGCAGGAGGGGGTGATTATCGATTACGGAGAGGGTCAGGCCCGGGTGCAGGTCTGGCGATAG
- a CDS encoding DUF4129 domain-containing protein: MFLKICGLPRTPNETPLEYGVHLARRFPTLGNDISWIVELYNQSVYGVTQPNEKQIMSARHSLNRVRSLRYWPARLKSWFRPHRGI; the protein is encoded by the coding sequence TTGTTTTTGAAAATTTGCGGGCTGCCCCGTACCCCCAATGAAACGCCGCTGGAATACGGCGTTCATCTGGCAAGACGATTCCCGACCCTTGGAAATGATATCTCATGGATTGTGGAACTGTATAATCAAAGTGTTTATGGCGTGACTCAGCCCAATGAGAAACAGATCATGTCGGCCCGGCATTCGTTGAACAGGGTGCGGAGTCTACGTTACTGGCCCGCCCGTCTCAAGTCGTGGTTCCGGCCGCATCGGGGAATATAA
- a CDS encoding endonuclease III domain-containing protein, translated as MFQLLLAHFGPQNWWPAETPLEVMIGAILTQNTNWTNVEKAISNLKGKGLISLDRLASLPTAELAQEIRPAGYYNIKAKRLKNLLNYIADQYDGDLAYFFNQETDAIREGLLSVNGVGQETADSIVLYAANRPLFVVDAYTHRILSRHSMAPEEATYHDIQSLFMDHLPEEVSLYNEFHALIVLTGKHYCRKNPLCPECPLHRWEESE; from the coding sequence ATGTTCCAACTCCTCCTGGCCCATTTCGGTCCTCAGAACTGGTGGCCGGCAGAAACGCCCCTGGAGGTCATGATCGGGGCGATCCTCACCCAGAATACCAACTGGACAAATGTGGAAAAGGCCATTTCAAATCTCAAGGGCAAGGGGCTCATCTCCCTCGATCGTCTGGCTTCTCTGCCGACAGCGGAACTGGCTCAGGAAATCCGTCCGGCAGGCTATTATAACATCAAGGCAAAGCGGCTGAAGAATCTGCTCAATTACATCGCCGATCAGTACGACGGAGACCTGGCATATTTTTTCAATCAGGAGACCGATGCCATCAGAGAGGGGCTGCTCTCCGTCAACGGTGTGGGGCAAGAAACCGCGGACAGCATTGTCCTCTATGCCGCCAACAGGCCCCTCTTTGTGGTGGACGCCTACACCCACCGGATACTGAGCCGGCACAGCATGGCCCCGGAGGAGGCGACCTACCACGACATACAGTCCCTCTTTATGGACCATCTCCCCGAAGAGGTATCCCTGTATAACGAGTTTCATGCCCTGATCGTGCTGACCGGAAAGCACTACTGCCGCAAAAACCCGCTCTGCCCGGAGTGTCCCCTGCACCGATGGGAGGAATCCGAGTAG